A part of Macaca mulatta isolate MMU2019108-1 chromosome 12, T2T-MMU8v2.0, whole genome shotgun sequence genomic DNA contains:
- the AMER3 gene encoding APC membrane recruitment protein 3, which produces MELKRGKTFIKSSLQVSHEKPPDPAAVAPAREGAGPWSVLPGGQQRPQSEKDPQASPSAQEYDRCPNRGAQPDPKGGPAALCGATFKPVRKSKTHDSVSGAGRAMAATGQLVGSASFPGSPGSRRMIDYRHFVPQMPFVPAVAKSIPRKRISLKRPKKCFRNLFHIRRNKTEELASLAAEGKGLPSPGDPSDPGGRQSKAFLPPGEGLGLDSLCQDLSDSELLADASFGLCRALCEDVASLQSFDSLTGCGEVFADDSSVPSLELNEGLESPTQAAQGLESKVPRGPLQGSVEQLASPAQNEASDFTRFWDSVNRSVRQQQRALLGPWLSGPQGTDRDQSRLDTAGLAELPLCPCRDPRSGSKASSIDTGTPKSEQPESVSTSDEGYYDSFSPGLEEDKKEAESPGTPAATFPRDSYSGDALYELFHDPSEGPVGPSPDDDLCVSESLSGPALGTPLSMCSFRVGAEENLAPAPGPDLLSQGFLQSSWKGKECLLKLCDTELAITMGIVSWLRRGPTPRAPPTPGQPAAPSGPQGAPRAPTEKLGGREGLASDAGGATVCSAPSRQELWAHTGTTDLLAGESKALGVATQGTGTLSRDASREEGSRGHSEDLFSSVESAATSTTDTSSENKAPIPSAWPCSQKEPGPPGVLGCFRGPWRPGHGAGTLDAEPMLAGCVARAAALKISSNDQPPAAWPPRQDVGSGLFGQRRARGLDILEQKQSSGSPSMTTVHGLPYSASTPDQRCRDHVQDLSWLRVEPPGLGVQAWASVEDPALQLSTAAVEQVAYSRKLDSEPPSAPAAQWSPQGHHPESLGLTLNRQREGGVSASAPECRCSLLAREGLLCGQPEVGASRPAVAEPHL; this is translated from the coding sequence ATGGAGCTGAAGAGGGGAAAGACCTTCATCAAGTCCAGCCTGCAGGTTTCCCATGAGAAACCCCCGGACCCAGCAGCCGTGGCGCCAGCCAGGGAGGGGGCAGGCCCCTGGTCAGTCCTGCCAGGAGGGCAGCAGAGGCCCCAGAGTGAGAAGGACCCCCAAGCCAGCCCCAGTGCCCAAGAATACGACAGATGCCCCAACAGAGGGGCACAGCCAGACCCCAAAGGGGGACCCGCAGCCCTCTGCGGAGCCACCTTCAAACCGgtgcgaaagagcaagactcatGACAGCGTGTCTGGAGCAGGCAGGGCCATGGCTGCCACAGGGCAGTTGGTGGGCAGTGCAAGCTTCCCGGGCTCCCCGGGCAGCCGGCGCATGATCGACTACCGCCACTTTGTGCCCCAGATGCCCTTCGTGCCGGCTGTGGCCAAGAGCATCCCCAGGAAGAGGATTTCCCTGAAAAGGCCCAAGAAGTGCTTTCGGAACCTATTCCACATTCGCAGAAACAAGACTGAGGAACTGGCCTCACTGGCGGCTGAGGGGAAAGGTCTGCCCTCCCCAGGGGACCCATCAGACCCTGGGGGCCGGCAAAGCAAAGCCTTCCTCCCCCCAggtgaggggctggggctggacaGCCTGTGCCAGGACCTGTCGGACAGCGAGCTCCTAGCCGATGCATCCTTTGGTCTATGCAGGGCCCTGTGTGAGGACGTGGCCTCACTGCAGAGCTTTGACTCGCTCACGGGTTGTGGGGAGGTCTTTGCGGATGATAGCTCGGTGCCATCCCTGGAGCTGAATGAGGGCCTGGAGAGCCCAACCCAGGCAGCTCAGGGCCTGGAGAGCAAGGTTCCCAGGGGCCCCCTCCAAGGCAGTGTGGAGCAGCTGGCCTCGCCCGCGCAGAACGAAGCATCTGACTTCACCAGGTTCTGGGACAGTGTGAATCGCTCAGTGCGGCAGCAGCAGCGTGCCCTGCTAGGCCCATGGCTTTCGGGCCCCCAGGGCACAGACAGGGACCAATCCCGGCTGGACACAGCTGGGCTCGCTGAACTACCCCTCTGCCCCTGCAGGGACCCTCGCAGCGGCTCCAAAGCCAGCTCCATCGACACAGGCACCCCCAAGAGTGAGCAGCCCGAATCCGTGTCCACGAGTGACGAGGGCTACTATGATTCCTTCTCGCCAGGACTTGAGGAGGACAAGAAGGAAGCTGAGAGCCCAGGCACTCCCGCCGCCACCTTCCCACGGGACAGCTACAGTGGGGACGCCCTCTACGAGCTCTTCCATGACCCCAGTGAGGGTCCTGTTGGCCCCAGCCCAGATGATGACCTGTGCGTGTCTGAGAGTCTGTCAGGGCCGGCCCTGGGGACGCCACTGTCCATGTGCAGCTTCCGAGTGGGGGCCGAGGAGAACTTGGCCCCAGCACCAGGCCCCGACCTGCTCAGCCAGGGCTTCCTACAGAGCTCCTGGAAGGGCAAGGAGTGCCTGCTGAAGCTGTGTGACACTGAGCTCGCCATCACCATGGGCATCGTCAGCTGGCTGCGTCGAGGCCCCACGCCCCGTGCCCCACCCACCCCTGGGCAGCCTGCAGCTCCATCTGGTCCCCAGGGAGCCCCCAGGGCACCCACAGAGAAGTTGGGGGGCAGGGAGGGCCTGGCCTCAGATGCAGGCGGGGCAACAGTTTGCTCAGCACCCAGCAGGCAGGAGCTGTGGGCACACACGGGCACCACAGACCTGCTTGCCGGAGAGAGCAAGGCCCTCGGGGTGGCCACACAGGGGACTGGCACACTGTCCAGGGATGCCTCTCGAGAGGAAGGGTCACGAGGTCACTCTGAAGACTTGTTTTCCTCTGTGGAGTCTGCAGCCACTTCGACAACAGATACTTCCAGTGAAAACAaggccccaatcccttctgccTGGCCCTGCTCCCAGAAGGAGCCTGGGCCACCAGGCGTCCTGGGGTGTTTCCGAGGCCCCTGGAGGCCAGGTCACGGGGCTGGCACTCTAGATGCAGAGCCCATGCTGGCAGGCTGTGTGGCCCGTGCGGCAGCCCTGAAGATCAGCTCAAACGACCAGCCCCCGGCCGCATGGCCTCCAAGGCAAGACGTGGGCAGTGGGCTCTTTGGGCAGCGCCGGGCCAGGGGCCTCGACATTCTGGAGCAGAAACAGTCCAGCGGCTCCCCCAGCATGACCACTGTCCATGGCCTACCCTACTCGGCCAGCACACCGGACCAGAGGTGTCGAGATCATGTCCAGGACCTGAGCTGGCTCAGGGTGGAGCCCCCCGGGCTGGGTGTCCAGGCCTGGGCCTCTGTGGAGGACCCGGCCCTGCAGCTCAGCACGGCGGCTGTGGAGCAGGTGGCATACAGCAGAAAGCTGGACTCTGAGCCCCCATCAGCCCCTGCTGCCCAGTGGAGTCCCCAGGGCCACCATCCAGAAAGCCTGGGCCTCACTTTGAACCGCCAGCGGGAAGGGGGGGTCTCTGCAAGTGCCCCAGAATGCCGCTGCAGCCTCCTGGCCCGTGAGGGCCTCCTCTGTGGCCAGCCAGAAGTGGGGGCCTCCAGGCCAGCCGTGGCAGAGCCCCATCTGTAG